A genomic window from Chitinophaga pollutisoli includes:
- a CDS encoding protein-disulfide reductase DsbD domain-containing protein encodes MVVVDNDSLAVIVKTEILPGWHIYAFVPENQPYIQLDPILDAPASLRKAGAWIKSKPMASVNDPGVLIYENHALFVQKFARTDKTSGKIKAGLYFQCCDIKQCLPPDERTVELEF; translated from the coding sequence ATGGTAGTCGTGGACAACGACAGCCTGGCCGTGATCGTGAAAACGGAGATTCTCCCCGGTTGGCATATCTACGCGTTCGTTCCTGAAAACCAGCCATACATTCAGCTGGATCCCATCCTGGATGCGCCCGCATCCCTGCGGAAAGCCGGCGCCTGGATCAAGTCGAAACCGATGGCTTCTGTCAATGATCCCGGGGTGCTGATTTATGAGAATCATGCATTGTTCGTGCAGAAATTCGCCAGGACCGATAAAACCAGCGGCAAAATCAAAGCGGGATTGTACTTCCAGTGCTGCGATATCAAACAATGCCTCCCACCCGACGAGCGGACGGTGGAGTTGGAATTCTAA
- a CDS encoding OsmC family protein — MHHEIVSQWMGKMQFNSLVNGHTIVMDGPEKVGGENNGPIPKPLVLTALSGCTGMDVISLLRKAKKEIGSFDVQVRGELSQGHPMQYIAIHLDYIFEGPQDAREEALNAVTQSQEKFCGVSDMLKKSSPLPGMLRIMA; from the coding sequence ATGCACCACGAAATCGTTTCCCAATGGATGGGCAAAATGCAATTCAACTCCCTCGTCAACGGCCACACCATTGTGATGGATGGTCCCGAGAAAGTTGGCGGTGAAAACAACGGTCCGATTCCCAAACCATTGGTGCTGACCGCCCTCTCCGGCTGCACCGGCATGGACGTCATCTCCCTGCTCCGCAAAGCAAAAAAGGAAATCGGCAGTTTCGACGTCCAGGTTCGCGGCGAACTGTCCCAGGGCCACCCGATGCAATACATCGCCATCCATCTCGATTATATTTTTGAAGGTCCGCAAGACGCCCGCGAGGAGGCGCTGAACGCCGTCACGCAGTCGCAGGAGAAATTTTGCGGCGTGAGCGATATGCTAAAAAAATCCTCCCCGTTACCTGGGATGTTACGTATAATGGCGTGA